A genomic stretch from Solanum stenotomum isolate F172 chromosome 8, ASM1918654v1, whole genome shotgun sequence includes:
- the LOC125874749 gene encoding protein ETHYLENE INSENSITIVE 3-like isoform X1, whose product MMMFEEMGFCGDLDFFPAPLKEVEVEVAAPQSQTEPDSVVDDDYSDEEEIDVDELERRMWRDKMKLKRLKEMSKSKEGVDPAKQRQSQEQARRKKMSRAQDGILKYMLKMMEVCKAQGFVYGIIPEKGKPVSGASDNLREWWKDKVRFDRNGPAAIAKYQADHAISGMNEGSNPVGPTPHTLQELQDTTLGSLLSALMQHCDPPQRRFPLEKGVPPPWWPTGQEDWWPQLGLQKDQGSLPYKKPHDLKKAWKVGVLTAVIKHMFPDIAKIRKLVRQSKCLQDKMTAKESATWLAIISQEEALARELYPDRCPPLSSAGVSGNFMLNDSSEYDVEGAQDEPNFDVHEQKPNHLNLLNISAERFKETMPLQEQSLPNKDELITNLDFSLKRKQANEPTMMMDQKIYTCDFLQCPHNELRHGFQDRSSRDNHQFACIYRSSSRFGVSNFQINEVKPVVFPQQYVQPKSSALPVNQGPPSFDLSGIGVPEDGQRMINELMTIYDSDVQGSKRQNRGNVMLTKEQPHQQPRVHQDNYLLSQGIMEGNIFKNTNISTTQSMLPQVDPFDQSKALNSAFNAGSNDSFHFMFGSPFNIQSTNYNGNLPSIGYDTTPKQDAPIWY is encoded by the coding sequence ATGATGATGTTTGAGGAAATGGGGTTCTGTGGGGATCTTGATTTCTTTCCTGCTCCGCTGAAGGAAGTGGAAGTGGAAGTGGCTGCTCCACAGAGTCAGACTGAGCCGGATTCTGTGGTTGATGATGATTATAGTGATGAGGAGGAGATTGATGTGGATGAGCTGGAGAGGAGGATGTGGAGGGACAAGATGAAGTTGAAAAGGCTGAAAGAAATGAGTAAAAGTAAGGAAGGTGTCGATCCTGCAAAACAACGTCAGTCGCAGGAGCAGGCGAGGAGGAAGAAGATGTCAAGGGCACAGGATGGGATCTTGAAGTACATGTTGAAAATGATGGAAGTATGTAAAGCTCAGGGTTTTGTTTATGGGATCATTCCTGAAAAAGGCAAGCCGGTTAGTGGGGCATCTGATAATCTTAGGGAGTGGTGGAAGGATAAAGTGAGGTTTGATCGAAATGGTCCTGCAGCAATAGCCAAATACCAAGCTGATCATGCCATCTCTGGCATGAACGAAGGGTCTAATCCAGTTGGTCCAACCCCTCACACCTTGCAGGAGCTGCAAGATACCACCCTTGGTTCGTTATTATCAGCTTTGATGCAGCACTGTGATCCTCCTCAGAGAAGATTTCCATTGGAGAAAGGTGTTCCACCACCATGGTGGCCCACAGGACAGGAGGATTGGTGGCCTCAATTGGGTTTGCAGAAGGACCAAGGTTCTCTACCTTACAAGAAGCCTCATGATCTGAAGAAGGCGTGGAAGGTTGGTGTCCTCACTGCAGTGATCAAGCACATGTTCCCTGATATTGCTAAAATCCGCAAGCTGGTAAGGCAGTCAAAGTGCTTACAGGACAAGATGACAGCCAAGGAAAGTGCAACTTGGCTTGCCATCATCAGCCAGGAGGAAGCTTTGGCTCGAGAACTCTATCCTGATCGCTGTCCACCTTTGTCCTCAGCTGGTGTTAGTGGAAATTTCATGTTGAACGACAGCAGTGAGTATGATGTTGAAGGTGCTCAAGATGAGCCTAACTTTGATGTTCATGAGCAAAAACCAAACCATCTCAATCTGTTGAACATCAGTGCTGAGAGATTCAAGGAGACGATGCCTCTTCAGGAACAATCTCTTCCAAACAAGGATGAGCTGATCACCAACTTAGATTTCAGTCTGAAGAGGAAGCAAGCCAATGAACCGACCATGATGATGGATCAAAAGATCTACACATGTGATTTTCTTCAATGCCCTCACAATGAACTTCGCCATGGTTTTCAGGACAGATCTTCCAGAGACAATCATCAATTTGCTTGCATTTACCGAAGTTCTTCCCGGTTTGGAGTTTCAAACTTTCAGATTAATGAAGTCAAGCCAGTTGTCTTCCCTCAACAATATGTCCAGCCAAAGTCATCTGCTCTGCCTGTTAATCAAGGTCCACCTTCCTTTGATCTATCTGGTATAGGAGTTCCTGAAGATGGGCAAAGGATGATTAACGAGCTTATGACAATCTACGATAGTGATGTACAAGGAAGCAAAAGGCAAAATAGGGGGAATGTTATGTTGACCAAAGAGCAGCCTCATCAACAACCTCGTGTCCACCAGGACAATTACCTGCTCAGCCAAGGGATAATGGAGGGAAATATCTTCAAAAACACTAATATTTCCACAACTCAGTCTATGCTCCCACAAGTCGATCCATTTGATCAATCCAAGGCGTTAAATTCAGCTTTCAATGCAGGCTCCAACGACAGCTTCCATTTCATGTTTGGGTCTCCGTTCAACATACAGTCTACCAATTATAACGGAAATCTGCCTAGCATTGGATACGATACCACACCAAAGCAAGATGCTCCTATTTGGTACTAG